A genomic window from Candidatus Saccharibacteria bacterium includes:
- a CDS encoding type IV secretion system DNA-binding domain-containing protein has translation MIEWLFQFLLQWYIWLPLTAILAFMTWQNYRKAKVIDTYDYVLLTLEIPRNNDKKELAAEQLFASLHGILRDKKELQMSGGIQEHLSFEIASVANQIRFYVRVPKHLQNFVEGQIYAQYPTVQIYEASEDYAASSGDHPVVAVAELVLTDNEFLPIKTFQSFEVDPLAGITAALSKLSKQDEEIWFQILARPIADDWHARASRFIARLKSGFGTTTNSGGWVWFAQIIEALWKPPEGGPGSTTTREMSERDKTRVAEAEKKSQKLGYEVKIRLAYLGSSPDSARAQINAVASAFKQFNSTNLNGFRLESNPSFKREDLQKYSARYFPDNGFVLNIEELASVFHLPHTNVETPNVVWANSKTAEPPTKLPLLTGEHSHDDQISAFGLTNFRGLQQQFGMYRSDRSRHVYIIGQTGTGKSGLLELLALSDVYHKQGYAIIDPHGDFAVDNLRFVPANRIQDVVYFNPADTAYPLGFNPMEVYDPSQRNNISSEIIGVLKRMFGESWGPRLEYILRYTILALLEYPNTTMLDITRMLTDKKFRNQVLAEVKDTVVLQFWRVEFASWNDKFVAEAIAPVLNKVGAFVANPIIRNIIGQPKSTFNIRQIMDEGKILVVNLSKGLIGEDNAAILGSFLVTKIQLAAMSRSDIPNVEDRRPFYLYVDEFQNFATDSFAVILSEARKYGLNLTVANQYVSQMSENVRDAVFGNVGTMISMRVSPEDAPSLAQQFAPQFEAADILQMNNRHFVTSMMIQGEKTPAFSGTTLKLPPAQVDYLPQIVENTREHYAKPRAEVEVKIAEAIVPPINLQSRAARRADAKANTAAQAPAATSPSGNTSSQNLGSLIMAAQTAAESSQTPAFGADQTEKGVEVAPEINQSRQYHDRNSPAG, from the coding sequence ATGATTGAATGGCTTTTTCAATTCTTATTACAGTGGTACATCTGGTTGCCGCTAACAGCCATACTAGCCTTTATGACTTGGCAAAACTATCGCAAAGCTAAGGTTATCGACACCTATGACTATGTGCTGTTGACCCTAGAAATCCCACGCAATAATGATAAAAAGGAACTAGCGGCTGAACAGTTATTTGCCAGTTTGCATGGTATACTGCGCGACAAAAAAGAACTGCAGATGAGCGGGGGCATTCAGGAGCACCTAAGCTTTGAGATTGCTAGCGTCGCTAATCAAATCCGTTTTTATGTACGAGTCCCCAAACACCTCCAGAACTTTGTCGAAGGTCAGATTTATGCGCAGTATCCAACGGTACAGATTTACGAAGCTAGCGAAGATTATGCCGCCAGCAGCGGGGATCATCCAGTCGTAGCTGTTGCCGAGTTAGTTTTAACTGATAATGAATTTCTGCCAATCAAAACTTTTCAAAGCTTCGAAGTTGATCCTTTGGCAGGTATTACGGCGGCGTTATCCAAGCTTTCTAAACAAGACGAAGAAATTTGGTTTCAGATTCTAGCCCGGCCAATAGCTGATGACTGGCATGCTCGGGCGTCCAGATTCATCGCGAGATTAAAGTCAGGTTTTGGTACTACTACCAATAGCGGTGGGTGGGTTTGGTTTGCTCAGATTATCGAAGCCCTCTGGAAACCACCGGAAGGCGGCCCCGGTTCAACGACAACGCGCGAGATGAGCGAGCGCGATAAAACTAGAGTAGCCGAAGCTGAGAAAAAATCACAAAAACTTGGTTATGAGGTCAAGATTCGCTTAGCCTACTTAGGCTCCAGTCCGGATTCAGCTCGTGCCCAAATTAATGCCGTTGCTAGTGCCTTTAAGCAATTTAATTCAACTAATCTAAATGGTTTTCGCCTGGAGTCAAATCCTTCGTTCAAGAGGGAAGACCTGCAAAAATACTCAGCCCGCTATTTCCCGGATAATGGTTTCGTATTGAATATCGAAGAGTTAGCCAGTGTCTTTCACTTGCCGCACACTAACGTTGAGACGCCAAACGTCGTCTGGGCTAACAGCAAAACCGCCGAACCGCCAACCAAACTACCGCTACTAACTGGCGAGCATAGTCATGATGATCAGATTAGTGCTTTTGGACTAACCAATTTCCGCGGCTTGCAGCAGCAATTTGGCATGTATCGCAGCGATCGCTCGCGCCATGTATACATAATTGGTCAAACCGGTACAGGAAAATCCGGGCTGTTAGAACTCTTAGCATTATCGGATGTTTATCATAAACAAGGTTACGCTATCATTGATCCGCACGGAGACTTTGCGGTGGACAATCTCCGATTCGTACCAGCAAATCGCATTCAGGACGTTGTCTACTTTAACCCTGCCGATACAGCGTATCCTTTGGGCTTTAACCCCATGGAAGTCTACGACCCGTCGCAGCGCAACAACATCAGCTCAGAAATCATCGGTGTACTAAAACGTATGTTCGGCGAATCTTGGGGACCGCGCTTGGAATATATCCTGCGCTATACCATACTAGCGCTATTAGAGTACCCAAATACTACCATGCTCGATATCACCAGGATGCTAACCGACAAAAAATTCCGAAATCAAGTTCTCGCCGAAGTCAAAGATACGGTGGTTCTCCAATTCTGGCGGGTGGAGTTTGCGTCTTGGAATGATAAGTTTGTCGCTGAGGCCATTGCTCCTGTGTTAAATAAAGTCGGCGCCTTTGTCGCTAACCCAATCATTAGAAATATCATCGGCCAGCCAAAGAGCACCTTTAACATCCGCCAGATCATGGACGAAGGCAAGATTCTGGTCGTCAACCTCTCAAAAGGTCTGATCGGCGAAGACAACGCAGCTATCCTAGGATCGTTCCTCGTGACGAAAATCCAGCTCGCCGCCATGAGTCGCAGCGACATTCCAAATGTCGAGGATCGGCGACCGTTCTATCTCTACGTCGACGAGTTCCAGAACTTTGCCACCGATTCATTTGCCGTGATTTTATCCGAGGCGCGCAAATACGGACTGAACCTGACCGTTGCTAACCAGTACGTTTCACAGATGTCGGAAAATGTCCGTGACGCCGTATTCGGCAACGTCGGCACTATGATCAGCATGCGCGTCAGCCCCGAGGATGCACCGTCGCTAGCCCAACAATTCGCACCGCAGTTCGAGGCTGCCGATATCTTGCAGATGAACAACCGACACTTTGTCACCAGCATGATGATTCAAGGCGAGAAAACGCCAGCCTTTAGTGGGACGACGTTGAAATTGCCACCAGCTCAGGTCGATTATTTGCCGCAAATTGTCGAGAATACGCGGGAACACTATGCCAAGCCGCGCGCCGAGGTCGAGGTCAAGATCGCCGAGGCTATCGTGCCGCCAATCAACCTCCAGAGCAGGGCGGCTCGTCGCGCCGATGCCAAGGCGAAC